The genomic region CCAGCCAGACGTACCCCGTGGTGAGATCGGCCGGAAGGACCCAGCAGACACACCCCCACAGCAGCAGGAGCAGTCCCAGCCAGCCGGGCCTGCCCCGGGTGCCGATCCGGTCCCACCACACCAGCCCGCCCACGTACGCCAGGGCCAGCACCACGATGGGCGGCGCGACGACCCAGCACAGCCATGTGTGCACCGCGAAGAGCCGGGCGAGGGTGCCGACGACGACGGTCAGGAAGACCAGGTGGGGCAGCTGCGACGCCGACAAGGACAGTCTGCGCGGGGTGAGTGGGGAGGGGGGCACGGGAGCGGCTCCCTGCTGGGCGACGGTCAGGACAGGGCGGCAGACTTTAACCCGAACCTGCGTGTGACCGGCGTAAGCCCGCACCTGTGTGTGACCGGCGTGACTCGGCCGGGAGCCGCCGTAAAGCACCCTGGGTCAGCGGCCCGGGTGCAGGCCGAGGACTCCGGGGGAGGGGGCGCCCTGGACCTCGCCGAAGTACAGCGCGAAGGTCTGCTTGAGCTGTTCGACCCTGGCACGGTCCTCCATGAACACCGGGAACCCGTCCAGGTTGGCGTCCTTGTACTCCCAGATCGGCTTGAGGCCGCCCTTCAGGGGGATGTCCGTACGGACCGACCAGCCGCTGTACGACGCCCCCTGGACCTCGGGGGACAGCATCCAGTTCAGGTACAGCTTGGCGGCCGTCGGGTGGGCACCCTGCTTCAGGATCGCGGCACGCTGGCCCCAGGCCATGAACGGGTGACCCTCGGTGGGAAGCGCCCACCTCGACGCCCCTCCGGTGGCGAGCAGGCTGCCCGAGGAACCGACGCCGACGCTCTTCTGGCCGGCACCGACCGCGACGCCCGCCTTGTGGGAGCCGCGGGCGAACTGCGGCTGCTGCTGAGCGAACTTCTCGACCCACTCCCAGCCGTACTTCCGCACATAGAGCGAGAACAGGTAGAGCACCGCGTCGTCGTCATGCGGGTAGGACGAGGCGATGGCGTCCTTCCAGCGAGGGTCGACGAAGTCGAGCGGTGTGCGGGGCACATGGGCGCCGACCGCCGCCACGTTGTAGACGAAGCTGAAGGCGACCGCCATGACCGCCGTCCAGGCGCCCGCCGGGTCCTTGAACTTCGGGTGGACGGCGGCGAACCCGGCGGGCTTGTAGGACAGCAGCTCGCCCTGCCGGGACCAGCGGGTGAAGTCCTGCAGGGTCTGGAGCTGGACGACGTCCGGGACCAGGGTGCCGGTGGCGAGCTGGTTGTCGATGCGGACGTCGTGGAACTTGCTGTAGTCGACGATGATCGTCAGATCGATGTCGGGGAACCTGCTCCTGAACCCGGCCCTGACGCCCGCCAGTTGGTCGTCGACGTCACCGCCCGCGTACACGACGAGCTTTCCGCCCTCCGCGAGAGCGGCCGCGTACAGCTGGTCGAGCGACCGGGTCTCCTCGTCGCCGGAGACGCGGGAGGACGATCCGGCGCCGCCCCTGGTGTCGCGCGCGGTCTCCGCGGCGCTCGCGGTGGCGGCCCCGGTCGCCGCGGCCAGTGTCGCTCCGGCACCGACCGCGAGAACGCTGCGCCTGCTGATGTTGCTGGACATGAGTGGGGTGGGTCCTTTCTCCGCCTGCTGAGCCTCGGTCCCGCACGTCGCGGCCCCGGGTGTGAACCGGGTCGACCGCGGGCGTCACGAGTCTCCGGCTGCGGCAGGCT from Streptomyces sp. NBC_00878 harbors:
- a CDS encoding ABC transporter substrate-binding protein → MSSNISRRSVLAVGAGATLAAATGAATASAAETARDTRGGAGSSSRVSGDEETRSLDQLYAAALAEGGKLVVYAGGDVDDQLAGVRAGFRSRFPDIDLTIIVDYSKFHDVRIDNQLATGTLVPDVVQLQTLQDFTRWSRQGELLSYKPAGFAAVHPKFKDPAGAWTAVMAVAFSFVYNVAAVGAHVPRTPLDFVDPRWKDAIASSYPHDDDAVLYLFSLYVRKYGWEWVEKFAQQQPQFARGSHKAGVAVGAGQKSVGVGSSGSLLATGGASRWALPTEGHPFMAWGQRAAILKQGAHPTAAKLYLNWMLSPEVQGASYSGWSVRTDIPLKGGLKPIWEYKDANLDGFPVFMEDRARVEQLKQTFALYFGEVQGAPSPGVLGLHPGR